Below is a genomic region from Citrobacter europaeus.
GTCGCTCTGCTCTTTGCAGTGCAAATCACCGCAAAAACGACACAGTGCCACCCACTCTTTTTTTTCCTGTTCCCACTCAGCTTCATTGAGCAAAGTGTCCAGTCGGGCGATGGCGATTTTATTCACAATTTGCCCGCGGCGAACCAACGTGATCCGGTCGAGCAGCTTAAAGCAATGGGCGCAATGCGTCTGGCTGTGTTTGAAATCTTTGAGGTAGCGGCTTAGAGGCCGTCTTTTTGATTGCTGCACCGTCATGAGAACTCCTGGTAGTCAATTCGTAATGCGGCATTGTTCAGGGGTAATAATGTACCCCTATAGCTTACCCAGCTTGGTGCGTAGACGTTTGATGGCCTGACTGTGCAACTGGCTGACCCGTGATTCCCCGACTTCCAGTACCGCGCCAATCTCTTTCAGATTCAGCTCTTCCTGGTAGTACAGCGTTAACACCAGCTTTTCGCGCTCCGGCAACGCCTCGATCGCGTCCATCACGCGCTGGCGGAGGTTACCCTCAAGTAGCTGTTGTAACGGGTTTTCCTGCTGATGTTCTTCCGTCACCAGCTCAATACTATCGCCATGCTCTTCCCGCCACTCGTCATAAGAGAAGAGCTGGCTGTTATTGGTATCAAGCAACATCTGACGATACTCTTGCACAGGAATAGCCAGACGCTCCGCCACTTCGGTTTCAGTCGCGTTACGCCCTAATTCCTGCTCCAGTTGTCCCATCGCCTGTGCCACTTCGCGAGCATTGCGCCGAACGCTACGCGGCACCCAGTCCCGGCTACGTAGTTCGTCCAGCATCGCTCCACGAATACGCTGCACTGCGTAAGTGGTAAATGCCGTTCCTTGCAAAGCGTCATATCGGTCAACTGCATTCAATAACCCGATGCCGCCCGCTTGTAGCAGGTCATCCAGTTCTACGCTCGCCGGCAAACGCACCTGAAGGCGCAATGCTTCGTGACGCACCAACGGTACATAACGCTGCCACAGCGAGTGTTTATCCATTACACCTTCAGCGGTATACAGTGAATTCACGATAAACAGCCCTGCGTTAAATGAGTTATCGGCATGATTATCCGTTTCTGCAGGGGTTTTAATCGGGTGAATAGTGGGTGAAATGGGGGGTTATTTAGGGGTTACGGGTAAAGCTAATTATAAAAAACCCCGCCGGAGCGGGGTTTGCGCAGTAAGCGTAAATTAACGCAGCAGAGACAGAACGTTCTGCGTGGTCTGGTTAGCCTGTGCCAGTACAGAAGTACCTGCCTGTTGCAGAATGTTTGCACGAGACATGTTGGACACTTCGGTCGCGTAGTCAGCATCTTCGATACGGCTACGTGCTTCAGACAGGTTGTTTACGGTGTTACCCAGGTTGGTGATGGTAGAGTTGAAACGGTTCTGTACCGCACCCAGGTCGGAACGCAGGTCAGCAACCTGAGCCAGCGCTGCGTCGATTTTAGCCAGTGGGCCTTCAGTTTTCACGGCAGCGACTTCGTTCAGCGCTGCACCAGATTTGAAGTTGTGATCTTTTACGCTGGATGCCAGGTACTGTTTTCCACCTACGGTAGCGATTTCAGTTTTACCGTTCACACCACCAAACTGAACAGCGGCTTCTTTGCTAACACCTTTATCGTCGGTGTATGCAACAGTTTTAGCAGTGATTTTGCCGTCTTTGTAATCAGCAGCGTAGTATTTGCCACCGTTTTCCAGAGCATAGCCGCCATCAATCACTTTACCGTTTTTGTCTTCAAAAGACATTTTCACCAAGGTGGTGTTGGCAGCAGTTGCACCGGTAACACCTGCATCAGCCAACGCTGTTGCTGCATCTGTTGTAACTGGTTTAGCTGCAGGAGTATCTACAACCTGATTTTTGGTAACGGTTGTAGTTTCTGCTTTGGTAATGCCTGTTGCATCTTTAGCACCAAAGGTTACGGCACCAGTAGTCCCATCGATTGTCGCCTTGTACATGCCGTCACCTTTGGTTGGATCCGTTTCATCCGAACCAGTGACGCTTATATAATGCTGACCATCTTTAAACTCAATCGTCGCCTTACCTTTACCAGCAGTGCCCCCAACTGCAGTATCAATTAACCCTTGAGCAGGTCCGGTAAGAGCGACACCGTCTTTATAGGTTGCTGCACCTACAACTGTAGCGCTAGTCTTATAACCGTCCTGCACGCTCAGGCTATCCAGACCCAGAGTTTTGGAGTTAATTTCTTTCAGGTTGATATCGATGGTTTCGCCATCGTTGGCACCGACCTGGATGGTCAGGGTGTTGTCTTTCGCCAGCACTTTCACGCCGTTGAACTGGGTCTGACCAGATACGCGGTCGATTTCGTTCAGACGCTGAGTGATTTCAGCCTGGATAGAGTCGAGGTCAGACTGGGAGTTGGTACCAGTAGAAGACTGAACCGCCAGCTCACGAACACGCTGCAGGTTGTTGTTGATTTCAGACAGAGAACCTTCAGTGGTCTGCGCGATGGAGATACCATCGTTGGCGTTACGGGACGCCTGAGTCAGACCTTTGATGTTAGAGGTGAAGCGGTTAGCAATCGCCTGACCAGCAGCATCATCTTTCGCGCTGTTGATACGCAGACCAGAGGACAGACGCTCGATAGCGGAGCTCAGGGAAGACTGAGATTTGTTCAGGTTATTCTGGGTCAACAGCGACAGGCTGTTTGTATTGATGACTTGTGCCATGATCTTTTCCTTATCAATTACAACTTGATGTTATTGGGCTGTTGCCCACGGTTTCTCACCGTAACCCTTGTATCGGCACCTTAATTTCGAACTTTAGAAAATTTTTACTTTCCGTCGTTTTTTTTCTTAGCCGCTGAAATACCCTCTATATGCACCACTATTCCGCGCATTATTTTTGCAAAACTATTATTAAACTTTGCGCGCAGATTGCCGATAAAGCGGTTAACTACTGTTTGCAATCACAAGGAATTAGGCATGCCTTCATTTACATCACTGGGCGTTGGTTCGAACTTACCGCTGGATACATTGCTGACAAACTTAACCACTGCTGAGAAAAAGCGTTTAACGCCGATTACTCAGCAGCAGAGCGCTAACACCTCGCGTCTGACCGCGTATGGCACGCTAAAAAGTGCATTAGAAAAATTTCAGACTGCGAATACCGCACTGAACAATGCCGATCTGTTTAAAAGCACCACTGCTACCAGCAGCACAGAAGATTTAAAAGTCAGCACCACCGCGGGCGCTGCTCCAGGGAAATACACCGTCAGCGTCACTCAACTGGCGCAGGCACAGTCATTATCGACTACGGCGAAAATTACCTCGACTAAAGAACAGTTGGGCGATACCAGCGTCGATGAACGTACGATTACGATTTCCCAACCGGGCCGTAAAGAGCCACTGGAAATCAAATTAGGCAAAGGCGAAACCTCACTGGAAGATATTCGCGATGCCATAAATGATGCCGACAGCGGTATTTCCGCAAGTCTGGTGAAGGTTAAAGAAGACGACTACCAGTTGGTGTTAACCGCAGAAAGCGGCACTGAAAGTGAAATGACCATCTCGGTGTCCAACGACGCAAAACTGAGCGATTTACTGTCCTATGACAGCAAAGCCGGCAGCGGGAAAATGAAACAGCTGGTCGGGGCGCAAAATGCGCAATTGACGGTCAACGGCATTGATATTGAACGTCAAAGCAATACTGTAACTGACGCTCCGCAGGGCATCACGCTCCAGCTGACCAAAGAAGTAAAAGATGCGTCTATCACGGTAACAAAAAGTGATGAAAAAGCCACCACGGCGATCAAGGCCTGGGTAGAAGCCTATAACTCACTGGTGGATACCTTTGGCACGCTGACGAAATATAAAGAAGTTGAACCGGGTGAAGCGGCCAGCGCCGATAACGGCGCGTTACTGGGCGACAGTGTTCTCCGTACAATTCAAAACGGCATTCGTGCGCCATTTGCTAACAGCGGCAGCGAGTCCCCGTTTAAAACCATGTCTGAGATTGGTATTACGCAGGATGGCGGCACTGGCAAGTTAAAAATTGATGAAGAAAAACTGGCTAAGGCACTGAAAGATAACACGGCAGCGACCCGTGAACTGTTGGTGGGTGACGGCAAAGAGACCGGTATTACCACTAAGATTGCCACCGAAGTAAAAAGCTATCTGGCCGATGACGGCATTATCGATAATGCGCAAGACAATATTAACGCCAACCTGAAGCTGCTGACTAAACAGTATCTGACCGTCAGCAACAGTATTGATGAAGTCGTTGCTCGTTATAAAGCCCAGTTTACCCAACTGGATTCCATGATGAGTAAGCTGAACAGCACCAGTACCTATCTGGGCCAACAATTTTCAGCGATGAATAATTCCTGATAACACGAGGTAAGCATGTATACCGCGAGCGGTACCAAAGCCTATGCACAGGTCAGCGTGGAAAGCGCCGTAATGAGCGCCAATCCACATCAGCTGATTGAAATGTTGTTTGATGGTGCGAACAGCGCCCTGGTGCGCGCTCGCCTGTTTATGCAGCAGGGTGATATCGTCGCCAAAGGTGAAGCGTTAAGTAAAGCCATCAATATTATTGATAATGGCCTGAAAGCCGGCCTGGACCACGAAAAAGGGGGAGAACTCGCCACCCATCTCTCTTCATTGTATGACTATATGGTTCGCCGCTTACTGCACGCTAATCTGAATAATGATTGTCAAGCCATTGAAGAAGTCGAAGGGTTACTCGGCAACATTGCGGATGCCTGGAAACAGATCTCACCGAACGCGTCGTCCCAGGAGTCTCGTTAATGACCTCAGCCGTGGAGTTTATCAACCGTTGGCAGCGCATCGCGCTACTCAGTCACTCGCTGCTGGAACTGGCGCAGCGTGGTGAATGGGACCTTTTACTGGAACAGGAAGTTACCTATCTGCAAAGTATTGAAGTGGTCATGGAAGAGCAAACTCCACCAGGCATTACGCGAAGTATTCAGGACTTAGTGGCCGGGTACATTAAACAGACGCTGGATAACGAACAACTGCTCAAAACATTGTTGCAGCAGCGCCTGGATGAACTCAGCAATCTCATCGGTCAGTCGACGCGCCAAAAGACGCTGAATAACGCCTATGGTCGTCTTTCCGGCATGCTGTTAGTCCCCGACGCCCCCACTGCCCCACAATAATTTCCCGTCTCGTCTGAATTATCTTCCATACTCCAGAGGTCGGCCAAACGACTTCTGGAGCACGGAAGATGAAAAATCCCACGTTATTGCAGTATTTTCACTGGTATTACCCTGAGGGCGGTCAACTCTGGCCCGAACTTGCCGAACGCGCAGGCGGACTCAATGACATCGGCATCAATATGGTGTGGTTACCTCCCGCCTATAAAGGCGCATCCGGCGGCTACTCCGTTGGCTACGACTCCTACGATCTGTTTGATCTGGGCGAATTCGACCAAAAGGGAACCGTCGCCACCAAATACGGCGATAAAAACCAGCTGCTGGCGGCGATAGACGCGCTAAAACACAATGATATTGCCGTCCTGCTCGACGTGGTGGTCAACCACAAAATGGGCGCGGATGAGAAAGAGAATATCCGCGTTCAG
It encodes:
- the fliA gene encoding RNA polymerase sigma factor FliA, producing the protein MNSLYTAEGVMDKHSLWQRYVPLVRHEALRLQVRLPASVELDDLLQAGGIGLLNAVDRYDALQGTAFTTYAVQRIRGAMLDELRSRDWVPRSVRRNAREVAQAMGQLEQELGRNATETEVAERLAIPVQEYRQMLLDTNNSQLFSYDEWREEHGDSIELVTEEHQQENPLQQLLEGNLRQRVMDAIEALPEREKLVLTLYYQEELNLKEIGAVLEVGESRVSQLHSQAIKRLRTKLGKL
- a CDS encoding FliC/FljB family flagellin, with translation MAQVINTNSLSLLTQNNLNKSQSSLSSAIERLSSGLRINSAKDDAAGQAIANRFTSNIKGLTQASRNANDGISIAQTTEGSLSEINNNLQRVRELAVQSSTGTNSQSDLDSIQAEITQRLNEIDRVSGQTQFNGVKVLAKDNTLTIQVGANDGETIDINLKEINSKTLGLDSLSVQDGYKTSATVVGAATYKDGVALTGPAQGLIDTAVGGTAGKGKATIEFKDGQHYISVTGSDETDPTKGDGMYKATIDGTTGAVTFGAKDATGITKAETTTVTKNQVVDTPAAKPVTTDAATALADAGVTGATAANTTLVKMSFEDKNGKVIDGGYALENGGKYYAADYKDGKITAKTVAYTDDKGVSKEAAVQFGGVNGKTEIATVGGKQYLASSVKDHNFKSGAALNEVAAVKTEGPLAKIDAALAQVADLRSDLGAVQNRFNSTITNLGNTVNNLSEARSRIEDADYATEVSNMSRANILQQAGTSVLAQANQTTQNVLSLLR
- the fliD gene encoding flagellar filament capping protein FliD produces the protein MPSFTSLGVGSNLPLDTLLTNLTTAEKKRLTPITQQQSANTSRLTAYGTLKSALEKFQTANTALNNADLFKSTTATSSTEDLKVSTTAGAAPGKYTVSVTQLAQAQSLSTTAKITSTKEQLGDTSVDERTITISQPGRKEPLEIKLGKGETSLEDIRDAINDADSGISASLVKVKEDDYQLVLTAESGTESEMTISVSNDAKLSDLLSYDSKAGSGKMKQLVGAQNAQLTVNGIDIERQSNTVTDAPQGITLQLTKEVKDASITVTKSDEKATTAIKAWVEAYNSLVDTFGTLTKYKEVEPGEAASADNGALLGDSVLRTIQNGIRAPFANSGSESPFKTMSEIGITQDGGTGKLKIDEEKLAKALKDNTAATRELLVGDGKETGITTKIATEVKSYLADDGIIDNAQDNINANLKLLTKQYLTVSNSIDEVVARYKAQFTQLDSMMSKLNSTSTYLGQQFSAMNNS
- the fliS gene encoding flagellar export chaperone FliS, giving the protein MYTASGTKAYAQVSVESAVMSANPHQLIEMLFDGANSALVRARLFMQQGDIVAKGEALSKAINIIDNGLKAGLDHEKGGELATHLSSLYDYMVRRLLHANLNNDCQAIEEVEGLLGNIADAWKQISPNASSQESR
- the fliT gene encoding flagella biosynthesis regulatory protein FliT, translated to MTSAVEFINRWQRIALLSHSLLELAQRGEWDLLLEQEVTYLQSIEVVMEEQTPPGITRSIQDLVAGYIKQTLDNEQLLKTLLQQRLDELSNLIGQSTRQKTLNNAYGRLSGMLLVPDAPTAPQ